In Candidatus Margulisiibacteriota bacterium, the genomic stretch TTGCAGGCGATCCCGGTCGCAAAATCAAGGGTCTTTTTTCCCCGTTCATCATAAACGTAGCTCCCTTTTCCTTTTGAGACCGCAAAGTCAGCAAAATACTTTGCCAGGACGGGAGGAAGAACGCTTTTTCCTCGTTTTTCAAGCTTATTCATAGTATTTTATTATACTGTAATTATATGTTATACTCAAGGCGATGCGCAGGACAGCCATAGCGATATTTTTACTGCTCTTTTTGGCCGCGAGCGTAATGGCCGAGATCACCCCGGGGCAGGTTGTTGTAAAATTTAAACCAGGCGCTTTTTCTTCGAAGAGTCCGGTTGGGGTTATTTCTTCGGCAATGATCGGCGCCGCTTCGATCAGGGCTCTGAACGAAAAACATGGGATTTATCGCTACAAGCAAATTTATAGCGAAGCGCTAAAGATCCGCCCTGACTGGGCCCATCTTGAGAATGATTATATCCTTTTCTTTCCCACCTCGGAAAGCCAATCAGCAATAATAAATGAATTTGAAAAGGACCAGAATGTTGTTGCTGCCCAGGCAAACGGGGTGGTCCGGGCCTTTCAGATAATCCCAAACGATACTTACTTTGCGCAGGAGTGGGGACTGACCAAGATAATGGCGCCAAACGCCTGGGACAGGACGACCGGGGCGAGCACAAATATCGTAGCGGTTATGGACACCGGGTTAAATTATAGCCATGAGGATATTGCCGGGAAAGTTGACCTGGCTCATGCCAAGGATTTGTACAACGGGGATAATGACCCAAGAGATGATAATGGCCACGGCACCGCTATTTCCGGAGTGATCGGCGCGATCTCAAATAACAGCAAAGGGGTTGCGGGCGTGGATTGGCAAGTCACGATCCTGCCGATCAAAGTTCTTAACCGGGACGGAGTTGGGGATCCGGCGACGATCAGCGCGGGGCTGGCTTATCTGGCGGCCCTAAAATCATCCGGAGTGAACATTGTTGCCGTGAACCTGAGCCTTGGCCAATATAACGAAGGGCCGGATATGTATGTTGAGGAAAACCCGGCAAACATGAGAGACCGCTGCCTGGACGCTTACAACCAGGGGATCGTTGTTGTTGCCGCCGCCGGGAATGGGAGCGTTGACTGGAATACTTATCCGGCATATTATCCAACGGTATTGGCGGTATCGGCAACCGGGACCGACGACAAAAGATCTGTCTGGTCAGGGCTCGACGAGCAGACCTTTAGGACCCAGGCGTCAAATTACGGATCCTGGGTAGATATTGCCGCGCCGGGAACAAACATCTTTAGCATGAATATGGATGGGACATACAGCGCCGGTTGGAACGGGACCTCTTTGGCCGCTCCTTTTGTTGCCGGAGCGGTATCATTGTTAAAGGCGGCCGAACCTACATTGACCAATGCGCAGATCATGGACAGGCTGAAGAAAACAGCTGATCCTATTGATGCGTTGCAAGAGCCGGCCTATAAAGGCTTGCTGGGGAGCGGCCGGCTTAACTTGAGCCAGGCGACCATCGGGCTGCTTACAGAGATAACCGTCCCAGTCAGTGGCAGTTACATTAAAGGATTGGTCCAGATCAGCGGGACGGCGAGCGGCTGGAATTTTGGCGGGTATACTATTGAGGCTTACCGCGCGTCCTCTTTGGAAGTGATCGTGGCGCATAGCGCCTTAGAGGTTGATAATGGAACCTTGGCCAATTGGGACACCGCCGGGATCAATGGGGCGCTAACCCTGAAATTAAAAGCAGTTGCAACGACAGGCGGTTCATCAGAAACCAGCGTTAATGTAATTGTTGATAATACGCCCCCTGATGCGGCAATCATTTACCCGACCAGCGGAGGGTCGATCGAAGGGGCAATTACTATAACCGGAAGAGCAACCGATGAAAACCTGGACAACTACGTCATTGAATATGGCCAGGGAGCGGCGCCGGCCTATTACCAGGCCCTGGGAACATTTTACACGTCAGCACGCAATGTCCTGGCAACCTGGGAGACGACCGGGTTGAGCGGCCCATATATTTTGAGGCTGACCGTGACCGATTTGGCGGGGAATATTTCCAGAACGGAGCTGACGGTTAACATAAGCAAGGTCTCTTCTTCTCTTGCCCCCGGAGTCGTTACTTTTGCACTCCCCAACCCGTTTGACCGCAACAATGGGAGCAGCACGACCTTTTATTACCAATTGCAGGCGAACGCCAATACGTCGGTCAATCTTTTTGAACTTGGGGGAAATATGATCTGGCAGAAGAGCTACCTTGCCGGTGAGAACGGAGCCAAGGCGGGAGTGAATAACCCGGCTTGGGACGGGAAAAATCTTTTTGGCGCAAACGTTCCGACCGGGGTTTATTTATACCAAATAATTTCCGACCGTAAGGTCGTTGGCCGGGGCAAAGTAATTATCCTCAATTAAACCCGCTTTAAAAGTTCAACGTTCCTTCGAATGAAAAGAGGCTGGCGGCAAAGTCATCGTTTGAGTTTGAGAGGTTGTGGTATTCAACATTCTTTAGCGAGGCGAGGAGCGAAATGTTGGACATGACCGGATTATCAACGGGAATGTTAATGTTAATGCCCAGTGATTGGGTCCGTTTTTTGATGTTTAAGGATTGCAGAACCCCGCTTTGGACCTCTCCGCCGTTTGACTCATCGGAGAGCTCGTAAACCAGTGAACCCCAACTAAAAAGCTGATAATTGGCTTTGCTGTTGATCACCGTTTTATCTAAAGTATTTCCGGCGATAAGGTCGTAGGTCTTTTTTAGGTTGTAGTCAGCGCTAAGGCTAAGTTTTGGGATGGCGTTAAAGGTCAGCGAGGCTGACAGAGTGTCATTCCTGGTCTCGGTGGTGACGGGAGAGGTTGGCGCATCATTGTTGTTCTTGTAGTCCTCGCGGCTGTAGCCAATACTGATTGGCAGGACCGGGATAGGGGTTAGGGAAAGGGTGTGTCCCTGGGAGAGAGACTTGGTGTAAGTGCTAACCTGTACGTTGCCGGAGGGGGCCCGTTGGATCGCGTCTGAAAGGGCAAAGCGGGAGGAGAGAGAGATCGCCCGGAAGGTAAAGACCGACCAATTGGCATCCCCCGCTTTGGTCCGGCCGATTGTTTTGAACGCGGTCCCGGTTTCAGGGATCGCTTCGCTCCTTGAATAGCTCCCGCCAAAAGTCAGCCAGCCAAAGGGGAGATATTTGCCGCTGACCGATGACCTTTCGGTCCGCGGGTTTTCCTGGTTGACGACATAAGAAACACGTTCCTGGCGGTTGTGGTCCAGCGAACCGGAAAGCCAGCTGATCGGCTGCAGGTCCATGTGATAAGTTTCGTTCAGGGTGTCGGACCGCGCTTCCGGCGTAGGCAGGTATTTTCTTTCAAAATGTTCCTGTCTGGAGGCTTGGGCGGTCCAGGATTGGAAGGCGCCAAGGCTTAGGCCGATCAAATTGAGCGACAGAGAATATGAATTGTCCTGAATATTAGTTTTGGCTGTTTCCGCTTCCAGAGAGTTCCGGGTAATAGGTTCGCTTTCCTGATGGTCAAGGCTGAAAGAGGCGTTCTTGGTCAAACTGCCGCTGACATTATAATGGAACGATCTGGAGATCGAAGTTGTTAGATCGGTCAAGTCGACGACATCGGTCTTTGACTGGCTGAAGCTGACGTCTCCCTTGGTCGCGACGGAAAGCTCACCCTTGGTGAAGGGGAGAGGGGTGATGCTGGCGGAATAAGAATCCTGGTCATTGTCGCTGTTATGCAGAGAGGTGGGGGTTGCCGGGTCGTCAAGGGAAGTGAACTTTCTGTAACTGAACCCAATAGCGGCCAAACCATTCGGATTGATACTGGTCGAAACAGAATGGTCCCAGCTCCTTGAGAATTTTTCATGGGAAACACCGATCGGGCTTTGGTTGTATTTATACGAGTAGGAGGTGCTCAGCGAATGGAAGCCCGGGGTAAGGCTCAGACTGTATTCTTCAGATTCCGAGCCGGCGCCGGAGGCGGCTGAGCCAAGCGGAGAAAAATCAAAGCCGACCTTTCTGGTTGAACCGCTAATGGCCAATTTATTATCAAAAAGAGACGTTCCCGCGCCCAGGCGGAAAGCAGTGTCCGATTTTACGCCGGCGACACTGGATGACCCGGCCGGGTCCTGATACATATATTCAACGACAATGGCATCGGCCGAAGATGGGGTTATATAGTAGAAAGAAAGATTAATGGTCCGTTTGTCAGGGCTACTGATAAAATAATCGGCCTCTTTGTTCAGTAAAAGATTGTTGACGTAAACCCTGTCACTGCCGTCAATAATATTTCCAGGGGAGGTGACAACGTAGTTTTTAGTGCCGTTCCCCCGGAAGCTTTCGATGCTGGTGTCGCCAATGATCACCTGGTCCGACTCGCTCTTGGCCCAGGAGGAGTCGATATGGAAAACATCGCCAATTTTAAAGCTTCCATCAACACCCAGCGCCGACATGGAAATGTCCTCGTTGGTGTCGGTTGAGGGGGGGACGTATTGATAGATCAATTGGAAGTTGGTGGTTGGCGACAGGAATTTGTTAAAGGTGATCGAGGAGTTGTCCTTGTTATAGTTAAAGAAATAGCCGGCATCGCCGGCGTTAGATTCAAAGCTGGAGTTACGGACGTACGTGGTAACGGTTGAGGAGCCCTGTTCCCAGACCTGGATCGTTTCCGACCCGGGGACAATATCTTTAACGTTCCTTAAATAATATGGCCCCTGGGAGCCGTTGCCGACCCCGGAATATTTGCCGACGATCCCTTTTTTATAGGTATAGGCGACGGTTACCTCGTCGGAAGCCAAAATGCTGTTGTTGACAAAAGCGATCGTTCCTGTCCCGTAGCCGTCGGTCAGGTCGGTCCGGTCGTTAATATAAGCAAGCTTGACGCTGGGGCTGGTTACGGCGTATCCGGTTGCCGGATCAACAGAGGTTGTTGGTACGACATATTCGGTTTCCCAGCTCATCGCGCGGCTGACCCCCCCCCGCTGGACCCGGACCGTGATCGTTGCTTCAGATGTAGGGGGGATCGGGCGGCTGGTCAAATAGGCAACCCCTCCTTTGTTGATGATGTCCTGTCCGCTGAATTGGTCGATCGCGGTTGCGGT encodes the following:
- a CDS encoding S8 family serine peptidase, whose translation is MRRTAIAIFLLLFLAASVMAEITPGQVVVKFKPGAFSSKSPVGVISSAMIGAASIRALNEKHGIYRYKQIYSEALKIRPDWAHLENDYILFFPTSESQSAIINEFEKDQNVVAAQANGVVRAFQIIPNDTYFAQEWGLTKIMAPNAWDRTTGASTNIVAVMDTGLNYSHEDIAGKVDLAHAKDLYNGDNDPRDDNGHGTAISGVIGAISNNSKGVAGVDWQVTILPIKVLNRDGVGDPATISAGLAYLAALKSSGVNIVAVNLSLGQYNEGPDMYVEENPANMRDRCLDAYNQGIVVVAAAGNGSVDWNTYPAYYPTVLAVSATGTDDKRSVWSGLDEQTFRTQASNYGSWVDIAAPGTNIFSMNMDGTYSAGWNGTSLAAPFVAGAVSLLKAAEPTLTNAQIMDRLKKTADPIDALQEPAYKGLLGSGRLNLSQATIGLLTEITVPVSGSYIKGLVQISGTASGWNFGGYTIEAYRASSLEVIVAHSALEVDNGTLANWDTAGINGALTLKLKAVATTGGSSETSVNVIVDNTPPDAAIIYPTSGGSIEGAITITGRATDENLDNYVIEYGQGAAPAYYQALGTFYTSARNVLATWETTGLSGPYILRLTVTDLAGNISRTELTVNISKVSSSLAPGVVTFALPNPFDRNNGSSTTFYYQLQANANTSVNLFELGGNMIWQKSYLAGENGAKAGVNNPAWDGKNLFGANVPTGVYLYQIISDRKVVGRGKVIILN